In Colwellia sp. M166, a genomic segment contains:
- a CDS encoding 1-acyl-sn-glycerol-3-phosphate acyltransferase: MPMVPTSVPRRDYGVLGRLARKMLLLNGWKICGELPPQDKFILAVAPHTSNWDFFIGIAAMFSLNLKVSFFGKASIFRWPVKTLLKAIGGIAVDRSHSRGVVGQIVEKFKQSDAFILGLAPEGTRSKTVEWRTGFLHIAKQANVPVIPVSFDFIKKEVRFHLAVSITGEIEQELIDFKQVFSEVCAKNPQAV, translated from the coding sequence ATGCCAATGGTTCCAACAAGCGTTCCAAGACGAGATTATGGCGTCTTGGGACGCTTAGCGAGAAAAATGCTACTGCTCAATGGCTGGAAAATTTGTGGAGAGTTACCACCGCAAGATAAATTTATTCTGGCAGTTGCCCCGCATACTTCAAATTGGGATTTCTTTATCGGTATTGCTGCGATGTTTTCATTAAACCTCAAAGTATCTTTTTTTGGTAAGGCGAGTATTTTTCGTTGGCCAGTGAAAACATTATTAAAAGCAATTGGTGGCATTGCTGTTGATCGTAGTCACAGCCGTGGTGTTGTTGGCCAGATAGTCGAAAAATTTAAGCAAAGTGATGCATTCATTTTAGGCTTAGCACCAGAAGGTACTCGCAGCAAAACGGTTGAATGGAGAACGGGGTTTCTACATATAGCCAAACAAGCAAATGTACCTGTCATACCTGTGAGTTTTGATTTTATTAAAAAAGAAGTACGATTTCATCTAGCGGTCAGCATAACCGGGGAGATCGAGCAAGAATTAATTGACTTTAAGCAAGTGTTTTCTGAAGTTTGTGCAAAAAATCCCCAAGCAGTTTGA
- a CDS encoding primosomal replication protein: MHSAINKIQAIIEQLNQQAILVDQHNKHSKSHKIIQENDIFSEALFLTHSDLFQPYIAEVKNKTNELSRLLSANKNMLAHSRLLLIEQQISALRNALNANSELHKEPAQRLEAIKARRYKKAAQAVMQSSHNLHKKLNETFEFERRLLEMVQARELERQHANVKRSKQLLEEVLVLHQRLGRCRQAISKLEREIAQAEKF; the protein is encoded by the coding sequence ATGCATAGTGCAATTAATAAAATCCAGGCTATTATTGAACAGCTTAACCAACAAGCTATACTGGTTGATCAACATAATAAGCATTCTAAATCTCATAAAATCATTCAAGAAAATGATATTTTTTCTGAAGCGTTATTTCTCACTCACAGTGACTTGTTTCAACCTTATATTGCAGAAGTTAAAAATAAAACCAATGAATTATCAAGGTTACTTTCCGCCAATAAAAATATGCTTGCCCATAGTCGCCTCTTGTTAATAGAACAGCAAATATCTGCTTTGCGTAACGCGTTAAATGCCAATAGCGAGTTACATAAAGAACCCGCGCAGCGACTTGAGGCAATAAAAGCTCGACGCTATAAGAAAGCAGCGCAAGCCGTTATGCAATCAAGTCATAATTTACATAAAAAACTCAATGAAACTTTTGAATTTGAACGCCGATTGCTCGAAATGGTCCAAGCCCGTGAATTAGAACGACAACATGCAAACGTCAAACGAAGTAAGCAGCTCTTAGAAGAAGTACTAGTACTTCATCAGCGACTTGGCCGTTGTCGCCAAGCAATTTCTAAACTTGAGCGAGAAATAGCACAAGCTGAAAAATTTTGA
- a CDS encoding TSUP family transporter gives MVIDPVLDLSLWITLCSVGFIAGLIDAIAGGGGMLTVPTLLTSGLPPHVALGTNKLAASFGSLTASITFYRKKLFDPKYWKLAIIATAIGAISGTVIVNFLSVEFLDKYIPVLVLLTAVYTLFSRSKINKVQGLPLKTTYIKTKQIIQGLILGFYDGIAGPGTGAFWVSSSNVLYKIDILLSSGLARSTNFVSNFFSLLTFIYLGHVNFILGISMGIFIMLGAWVGAHWAIKFGGKFIRPVFITVVIIMSLNLGYQAWLS, from the coding sequence ATGGTTATTGATCCCGTCCTAGACCTCAGTTTATGGATAACTTTATGCAGTGTCGGATTTATTGCTGGACTAATTGACGCTATTGCTGGTGGCGGCGGCATGCTGACAGTTCCAACATTGTTGACTTCTGGTTTACCACCTCATGTTGCTTTAGGCACTAATAAACTTGCAGCATCTTTTGGTTCATTAACGGCATCTATTACTTTTTATAGAAAAAAACTTTTCGATCCAAAATATTGGAAACTTGCGATTATTGCTACCGCTATCGGCGCTATCTCGGGCACTGTAATTGTTAACTTTCTCTCCGTTGAGTTTTTAGATAAATACATCCCTGTATTAGTTCTGTTGACGGCAGTATATACGCTATTTTCTCGTTCAAAAATTAACAAGGTGCAAGGTCTTCCGCTAAAAACGACCTATATAAAGACTAAACAGATCATTCAGGGCTTAATTCTCGGCTTTTATGATGGTATCGCAGGTCCTGGCACAGGTGCATTTTGGGTAAGTTCTTCAAATGTACTCTATAAAATAGATATTTTATTAAGTTCTGGCTTAGCCCGTTCGACCAATTTTGTCAGTAACTTTTTCAGCTTATTAACCTTTATCTATCTAGGTCACGTAAACTTTATTTTAGGTATTTCTATGGGAATATTTATTATGCTAGGTGCTTGGGTAGGTGCACACTGGGCGATTAAATTTGGCGGGAAATTTATTCGACCAGTTTTTATCACCGTGGTAATTATCATGTCACTTAACTTAGGTTATCAAGCTTGGCTAAGCTAA
- a CDS encoding xanthine dehydrogenase family protein molybdopterin-binding subunit yields the protein MSISDNSNDKIDLSRRNLLIGSVGAAFVVAFAPTLLAQKISVNKMLAEHNFSPTLWYEIDQHGVIKVNIARAEMGQHVGTALAKIVAEELGANWNDVIIEHVDTDPKWGMMVTGGSWSVFQSYEPLSRAGAAGRAILIEAGAKVLNKPIKNCRTDNGFVICGEQRVSFADLIKSQQFSKTIPVDELKNLAIKSRKHHTIIGKPSQALDIPAKVNGSAVYGIDVEVPGMLYARPVVPPTRYGNKVKGVDESAAKKIKGYQGYKELSDPSGWLEGWVVVFADSYPVAIQAAEQIKVSYFNNDALSISEANIQQHGQALISDPDAGALLVDVGNTTKAQKSAASQINATYTTSTAMHFQLEPVNAVVEFKDDVWHIHSGNQWQSLTLPEVAKALEVDSSKVIIHQYYLGGGFGRRLFGDYMIPAALAAKAIGKPVKMIFTREDDSHFDQPRSPSVSHLNATFDDNNKLVSVEHRFTSGWPTKAMAPGFLAPSKDGKKKIDMFSASGSDHWYSLPNHKVLVYNNDLAQKTFVPGWLRSVGPGWIQWSVESFMDELAHKSGQDPTQFRLALLDAQGRQSGSAPHSVGGAKRLKNVLTTLAEKVDTAQVLPKNQGIGIALSFGQERSMPTWVALAAHIEVDPDSGKVTVKKLTCVVDCGVVVHPDGALAQLEGSLLWGVSLALHEGTEFKHGQVASNNLHNYFPLRMKDVPEMDISFIKSDEFPVGLGEPGTTVVAPAIGNAIFNAMGIRLRALPMTPKSVQAMLKPKQGASA from the coding sequence ATGAGCATCTCAGATAACAGCAATGACAAGATAGATCTGTCACGACGCAATCTGCTTATTGGTTCAGTTGGAGCAGCATTTGTTGTTGCTTTTGCACCTACGCTGCTAGCGCAAAAAATATCAGTCAACAAAATGCTTGCTGAGCATAACTTTTCGCCAACGCTTTGGTACGAAATAGATCAACATGGTGTGATTAAAGTTAATATTGCGCGCGCTGAAATGGGTCAGCATGTCGGTACTGCATTAGCTAAAATAGTGGCTGAAGAATTAGGTGCCAATTGGAACGATGTCATTATTGAACACGTTGATACTGACCCTAAGTGGGGCATGATGGTAACCGGCGGCTCTTGGTCGGTGTTCCAAAGCTATGAACCGTTATCACGTGCTGGTGCCGCAGGCAGAGCAATTTTAATTGAGGCTGGCGCCAAAGTCTTGAACAAGCCAATAAAAAACTGTCGTACAGACAATGGCTTTGTCATTTGTGGCGAGCAACGAGTCAGCTTTGCTGACTTAATTAAAAGCCAACAATTCAGTAAAACCATTCCTGTTGATGAACTTAAAAACCTCGCCATTAAATCACGCAAGCACCACACGATTATCGGTAAACCGAGTCAAGCACTCGATATACCCGCTAAAGTCAATGGCAGCGCCGTTTATGGTATCGATGTGGAAGTTCCGGGTATGCTTTACGCTCGGCCAGTAGTTCCCCCAACGAGATATGGTAATAAGGTTAAAGGCGTTGACGAAAGCGCGGCAAAAAAAATAAAAGGTTACCAAGGTTATAAAGAGCTATCCGACCCAAGTGGCTGGCTTGAAGGCTGGGTAGTGGTTTTTGCTGACAGTTACCCGGTGGCAATACAAGCAGCAGAACAGATAAAGGTCAGCTATTTCAACAATGATGCCTTGAGTATTTCTGAAGCGAACATTCAGCAGCACGGACAAGCGCTGATATCTGATCCTGATGCCGGTGCATTGCTGGTTGATGTTGGCAATACCACTAAGGCACAAAAAAGTGCTGCTAGCCAAATTAATGCCACTTACACAACATCGACAGCGATGCACTTTCAGCTTGAACCGGTTAATGCCGTGGTAGAATTTAAAGACGATGTTTGGCACATTCATAGTGGTAATCAATGGCAATCGCTAACGTTACCTGAGGTAGCTAAAGCCCTTGAGGTCGATAGTTCAAAAGTTATTATTCATCAATATTATCTAGGCGGCGGCTTCGGTAGACGGCTCTTTGGTGATTATATGATTCCAGCAGCACTTGCGGCCAAAGCGATAGGTAAACCGGTAAAAATGATTTTTACTCGCGAAGACGATTCACATTTTGATCAACCTCGTTCACCTAGTGTTAGCCATTTAAACGCAACATTTGATGACAATAATAAACTGGTTAGCGTTGAACACAGATTCACCTCTGGCTGGCCAACTAAAGCCATGGCACCAGGTTTTTTAGCACCAAGCAAAGATGGCAAAAAGAAAATTGATATGTTCTCCGCTAGTGGTTCAGACCACTGGTACTCACTACCTAATCACAAAGTGTTAGTTTATAACAATGACCTTGCGCAAAAAACATTTGTACCGGGTTGGTTAAGATCAGTAGGACCCGGCTGGATCCAATGGAGTGTCGAGTCATTTATGGATGAGTTGGCTCATAAAAGTGGTCAGGATCCGACCCAGTTCCGCCTAGCTTTACTTGATGCCCAAGGCCGACAATCAGGCAGCGCACCACACTCAGTTGGAGGTGCTAAACGCTTAAAAAATGTTTTAACAACATTAGCTGAAAAAGTAGATACCGCGCAAGTGTTACCTAAAAATCAAGGCATCGGAATTGCGCTCAGCTTCGGTCAAGAGCGTTCTATGCCAACTTGGGTCGCACTAGCTGCGCATATTGAAGTCGATCCTGACTCAGGTAAAGTCACAGTCAAAAAATTAACTTGTGTGGTTGATTGCGGTGTAGTTGTTCATCCTGATGGCGCACTAGCACAACTGGAAGGTTCATTACTTTGGGGCGTCAGTTTAGCACTGCACGAAGGTACTGAATTTAAACACGGACAAGTTGCGAGTAACAATTTACATAACTACTTTCCTTTACGTATGAAAGATGTTCCTGAAATGGATATTTCCTTTATTAAAAGCGACGAGTTTCCAGTCGGCCTTGGTGAGCCAGGCACTACGGTAGTAGCGCCAGCCATTGGTAATGCTATTTTTAACGCCATGGGAATTAGACTTAGAGCACTGCCAATGACGCCAAAAAGTGTACAAGCCATGTTAAAACCTAAGCAAGGAGCTAGCGCATGA
- the tyrR gene encoding transcriptional regulator TyrR: MRLEIGCHDRVGIAQSVLAIFVDRDIDLRGIELKQPGKIFINIPDLEFSELQDFMPQLRLIDGVLDVKTTPYMPSERERNEFETLVKTFPDPFISVDSKGQIRMVNNAAAQIMCNSLEHIVGENVGQWLKGFNFTRWLDGEEVLAQTRRIKFQEDDFVADIIPIHVAEGNEAQVLAGAVLILKSEARLGQQISAFKKANENNFTGIQANSSSMRKLIREAKRMALLDSSMLIVGETGTGKELLARACHAASDRTDKPFMTLSCAALPDDAAETELFGSGTAGAVNSKRGIFESADGGTIFFDEVGEMSAKLQTKVLRVIQDGTFRRIDDEKEIKVNVRIIGSTNRDLLSMVSLGEFREDLYYRLNVLGLNIPSLRERRADIVPLAELFVAKFGQRIGKTHISFDKECLEFIEHYPWPGNVRQLENVLIRAVSLIEGNIIMTSHLQLPAYTREHGYLEQDFEGTLDAAVKNFEADLLRKLYPAYPSTRQLAKKLGLSHTAIANKLRDYDINKKTVKI; encoded by the coding sequence ATGCGTTTAGAAATTGGTTGTCACGACCGAGTTGGTATCGCACAAAGTGTTTTGGCAATATTTGTTGACCGCGACATTGATCTGCGCGGTATTGAATTGAAACAACCCGGAAAAATCTTTATAAATATACCAGACTTAGAATTTTCTGAGTTACAGGATTTTATGCCACAATTACGTTTAATTGACGGCGTTTTAGATGTAAAAACCACACCCTATATGCCGTCTGAGCGTGAGCGAAATGAATTTGAAACTTTAGTTAAAACTTTTCCTGATCCTTTTATTTCAGTTGATAGTAAAGGGCAAATACGTATGGTCAATAATGCTGCAGCGCAAATTATGTGTAATTCGCTTGAACATATTGTTGGCGAGAATGTTGGGCAGTGGCTAAAAGGCTTTAATTTTACTCGCTGGCTCGATGGAGAAGAAGTATTGGCGCAAACACGTCGCATTAAATTTCAAGAAGATGATTTTGTTGCTGATATAATTCCTATTCATGTTGCTGAAGGCAATGAAGCACAAGTACTGGCTGGTGCAGTATTGATATTAAAGTCGGAAGCGAGATTAGGCCAACAAATAAGTGCTTTTAAGAAAGCCAATGAAAATAACTTTACTGGTATTCAAGCGAACAGTAGCTCAATGCGTAAATTGATACGTGAAGCTAAGCGTATGGCTTTACTTGATTCTTCTATGTTGATTGTTGGAGAAACAGGTACCGGTAAAGAGCTATTGGCTCGAGCTTGTCATGCCGCGAGTGATCGAACTGATAAACCTTTTATGACGCTAAGTTGTGCAGCATTACCCGATGATGCTGCCGAAACTGAATTGTTTGGCTCAGGCACGGCCGGCGCAGTAAACAGCAAGCGTGGCATTTTTGAATCAGCTGATGGCGGCACGATATTTTTTGATGAAGTCGGTGAAATGTCGGCAAAATTACAGACCAAAGTTTTGCGTGTAATTCAAGATGGTACATTTAGGCGTATTGATGACGAGAAAGAAATTAAAGTTAATGTCCGTATTATTGGCTCGACCAATCGTGATTTACTTAGCATGGTCTCACTTGGTGAATTTCGAGAAGACTTATATTATCGTTTAAATGTCTTAGGCCTTAACATTCCTTCTTTGAGAGAACGGCGTGCAGATATTGTTCCTCTAGCGGAACTTTTTGTTGCTAAATTTGGTCAACGTATTGGTAAAACGCATATTTCTTTTGATAAAGAATGTCTTGAGTTTATTGAGCATTACCCTTGGCCGGGCAATGTTAGGCAACTTGAGAACGTTTTGATCAGAGCCGTGTCGTTAATTGAGGGTAATATCATCATGACTTCTCATTTACAATTACCCGCATATACGCGTGAGCATGGTTATTTAGAACAAGATTTTGAAGGTACTTTGGATGCGGCAGTGAAAAATTTTGAAGCAGATTTATTGCGTAAATTGTATCCAGCTTACCCGAGTACACGACAATTAGCCAAAAAGTTAGGCCTTAGCCATACGGCTATTGCCAACAAACTGCGTGACTACGATATTAATAAAAAAACCGTTAAAATTTAA
- a CDS encoding late competence development ComFB family protein, which translates to MKISDDIHNYYEKLVSQHFTALKLEDKYDAEFIADLVCVVLNQLPTRYIRHEVDMAFYLPASERFEMENNVKVAVAKALEFMKEHS; encoded by the coding sequence ATGAAAATTTCTGATGATATTCACAACTACTATGAAAAATTAGTTTCTCAGCATTTTACCGCATTAAAATTAGAAGATAAGTATGATGCTGAATTTATTGCTGATTTGGTTTGCGTAGTATTAAACCAATTACCTACACGCTATATCCGTCATGAAGTTGACATGGCCTTTTACTTACCTGCATCCGAACGTTTTGAAATGGAAAACAATGTCAAGGTCGCGGTAGCAAAAGCTTTAGAGTTCATGAAAGAGCATAGCTAG
- a CDS encoding (2Fe-2S)-binding protein, with protein MVTFTLNGKNVESNSPEDTPLLWIIRDELGFKGTKFGCGIAMCGACTIHIDEQAVRSCNFPLKQAQGKAITTIEGLNNSHPLQKAWIAEQVPQCGYCQSGQIMQAATLLKYYPSPSDEQIVTHMNGNLCRCMAYLRIKKAIKRAAKDTSTVANAGVNIFTATEQKVQS; from the coding sequence ATGGTGACGTTTACGTTAAACGGCAAAAACGTTGAATCCAACTCCCCTGAAGATACCCCACTACTTTGGATTATTCGTGATGAATTAGGGTTTAAAGGCACTAAATTTGGCTGTGGTATCGCCATGTGTGGCGCCTGTACCATTCATATTGACGAACAAGCGGTGCGTTCTTGTAATTTCCCACTGAAGCAAGCGCAAGGTAAAGCTATAACCACTATAGAAGGGCTTAACAATTCCCACCCGCTGCAAAAAGCTTGGATAGCAGAGCAAGTACCCCAATGCGGTTACTGCCAGTCTGGACAAATTATGCAAGCAGCTACGTTACTTAAATATTATCCGTCACCTAGCGATGAGCAAATAGTTACCCACATGAATGGTAATTTATGTCGTTGTATGGCTTATCTTCGCATTAAAAAAGCCATCAAACGCGCAGCAAAAGATACATCAACAGTCGCCAATGCAGGGGTTAATATTTTCACTGCCACTGAACAGAAGGTGCAATCATGA
- a CDS encoding DUF3014 domain-containing protein — protein sequence MSTQNAEQKQTPWAIIAIIIAAIMAFVVYYYVIAEDDKIDVPAISTTVTEPELVVEATPEIIEPEVLDELVIEDVVEPEPEIILPTLDESDSWFTAKLPDLTWRKELVKLMVTDDMIRRFVVFTDNFSQGTLAYEHTPLVTPNAKFTAIESQADNGVKWQWDESNTRRFSLYVDLLRSMDSEMLIQWYVELKPLIDQAYAELGYPDDDFTEVLHGAITKVLDMEIPKNQPELERPSVMYKYKDESLESLDDAEKLLLRLGKENLLVIKSVLLEINEKLAKAR from the coding sequence ATGTCAACTCAAAATGCTGAACAGAAACAAACACCTTGGGCTATTATTGCGATAATCATTGCCGCTATTATGGCATTTGTCGTCTATTACTATGTCATTGCTGAAGATGATAAAATAGATGTTCCGGCGATTTCAACCACGGTGACAGAGCCAGAACTTGTAGTTGAAGCTACACCTGAGATAATTGAGCCTGAAGTTCTAGATGAGCTGGTTATTGAAGACGTTGTTGAGCCCGAACCAGAGATTATATTACCGACCTTGGATGAAAGCGATAGCTGGTTTACGGCTAAACTGCCAGATTTAACCTGGCGTAAGGAGTTAGTCAAATTAATGGTAACTGACGATATGATTCGCCGCTTTGTAGTTTTTACTGATAACTTCAGTCAAGGCACTTTAGCTTATGAACACACGCCATTAGTTACGCCTAATGCAAAATTCACGGCAATAGAATCACAAGCTGATAATGGTGTTAAATGGCAGTGGGATGAAAGCAATACGCGTCGTTTTAGTCTTTATGTTGACTTATTGCGCTCGATGGATAGTGAAATGCTTATCCAATGGTACGTCGAGTTAAAACCATTAATTGATCAAGCTTATGCTGAATTAGGCTATCCCGATGATGACTTTACGGAAGTTTTGCATGGGGCAATAACGAAGGTTTTGGATATGGAAATCCCTAAAAATCAACCCGAATTAGAGCGACCTAGTGTTATGTATAAATATAAAGATGAATCTTTAGAATCTTTAGATGACGCAGAGAAACTTTTACTTAGGTTAGGCAAAGAAAACCTGCTTGTCATCAAGTCAGTGTTATTAGAGATTAATGAAAAGCTAGCTAAAGCGCGTTAA
- a CDS encoding SLC13 family permease gives MNIPELPNYHALAVLLITVLALYLFRREDTPLETSSLAVIAILCLMFALFPFYKEGVHFEASSLFFGFGHEALVTVCSLMIIGHGIVRTGALEPIGRYLAKLWKISPTLSLLITLVLAGALSAFINNTPVVVLLLPILISVSLRTKTDSSPMLLPMGLATLVGGMATTIGTSTNLLVVSIAKNMGAAEFGLFDFAQPALIAAVVAALYLWLIAPKLLPSRTSSMPDTSPRLFSAYLNINEESTVNDKTITEVIALTDGQLKIEGIQRGPDYRSIMPLPDTVLVEGDRLKVHDYPDKLKEYETVLGATLFSGLHKVSDEHPLKAEKQTLAEIVIIAGSGIEGKTLQQANFINKHAISVVALHRAGKAMEIGRSGIGKTRLLIGDVLLVQGESEQIDLLKLKPGLLIIDGAEALPQTKKAPLALGTLLAVVVTSALGIVPIEISSICGVLILLLTKCLDWQEASSALSTQVILIVAASLALGSAMMITGGAEYIAQVFVALSYGLPPGGVLSALMLLLAILTNIVSNNAAAVIGTPIAISVASQLNLSPEPFILAVLFGANLSYATPMAYKTNLLVMNAGGYKFSDFMRIGIPLIILMWITLSLLLNWLYL, from the coding sequence TTGAATATTCCCGAACTCCCGAACTATCACGCCTTAGCGGTGTTATTAATTACCGTGCTAGCGTTGTATTTATTCCGCAGAGAAGATACCCCCTTAGAAACCTCTTCATTAGCTGTCATAGCAATACTTTGCTTAATGTTTGCCTTATTCCCATTTTACAAGGAAGGTGTGCACTTTGAGGCAAGTTCCTTATTTTTTGGCTTTGGACATGAAGCCTTAGTAACGGTTTGTTCATTAATGATCATTGGCCATGGTATTGTACGTACAGGAGCTCTAGAGCCTATTGGTCGATACTTAGCTAAATTATGGAAAATAAGTCCGACTCTATCTTTATTAATAACCTTAGTACTTGCTGGGGCGTTAAGTGCTTTCATCAACAATACACCTGTTGTTGTGTTATTGCTGCCTATTTTAATCAGTGTTTCATTACGCACTAAAACAGACTCATCTCCAATGTTACTGCCGATGGGACTAGCCACTTTAGTCGGCGGAATGGCTACGACAATAGGCACTTCGACAAATTTATTAGTGGTAAGTATTGCAAAAAATATGGGCGCCGCTGAGTTTGGCTTATTTGACTTTGCTCAGCCAGCACTTATCGCAGCTGTTGTTGCGGCGCTCTACTTATGGCTTATTGCACCAAAACTTTTACCCAGTAGAACATCTTCAATGCCTGACACTTCGCCACGTTTATTCAGTGCTTACCTCAATATTAACGAAGAAAGTACGGTTAACGACAAAACTATTACTGAAGTAATCGCCTTAACCGATGGCCAGTTAAAAATAGAAGGCATACAACGAGGACCTGATTATCGCAGTATTATGCCCTTACCTGATACTGTACTTGTCGAGGGTGATAGGTTGAAAGTTCATGATTATCCAGACAAGCTAAAAGAATATGAAACCGTATTAGGAGCTACTTTGTTTTCTGGTTTGCATAAAGTAAGTGACGAACACCCGTTAAAAGCTGAAAAACAAACACTAGCAGAGATCGTCATTATTGCCGGCTCAGGCATTGAAGGCAAAACACTACAACAGGCAAATTTCATCAATAAACATGCTATTTCTGTCGTGGCATTACACCGGGCAGGTAAAGCAATGGAGATTGGTCGCAGCGGTATAGGAAAAACCCGTTTACTAATCGGCGATGTCTTGCTAGTGCAAGGTGAGTCAGAACAAATAGATTTACTTAAATTAAAACCCGGTCTGTTGATCATTGATGGTGCTGAAGCTTTACCGCAAACAAAAAAAGCACCATTAGCCTTGGGCACTTTACTTGCGGTAGTTGTAACGTCAGCACTCGGTATTGTACCGATTGAAATTAGCTCAATCTGTGGGGTATTAATATTATTACTGACTAAATGTTTAGATTGGCAAGAAGCATCCTCAGCATTGAGTACTCAAGTTATCTTAATAGTTGCTGCATCTTTAGCCTTAGGCTCTGCAATGATGATAACAGGTGGCGCAGAATATATCGCACAGGTATTTGTTGCATTATCCTACGGGCTACCTCCTGGAGGTGTTTTATCCGCTTTAATGCTGTTATTAGCCATCTTAACGAATATTGTTTCTAACAATGCTGCTGCTGTTATCGGTACACCAATTGCGATCTCAGTTGCCAGTCAGTTAAACCTTTCACCTGAGCCATTTATTTTAGCGGTATTGTTTGGCGCTAATTTAAGTTATGCCACTCCTATGGCTTATAAAACCAATTTATTAGTGATGAATGCCGGTGGCTACAAGTTTTCTGACTTTATGCGCATTGGTATTCCGCTAATTATATTAATGTGGATAACACTGTCACTATTGTTAAATTGGTTGTATTTATAA
- the maiA gene encoding maleylacetoacetate isomerase has product MKLYGYWRSSAAYRVRIVLHLKGLEFESIPVHLVKNGGEQHDAMYTQLNPTHLVPTFVDEDVVLHQSIAIIEYLDEKYPVSVLYPEDVVVKAKVKALALDIACEIHPVNNLRVQQYLAKHLSAQESDKLAWSHHWMRIGFHAIEQQLKVNSGKYCFGDNITMADICLVPQVYNAYRFNLDMSEFPNICRVADNCNQHAAFIAALPENQADAQH; this is encoded by the coding sequence ATGAAATTATATGGTTATTGGCGTTCATCTGCGGCCTATAGGGTTAGAATCGTACTGCACTTAAAAGGTTTAGAATTTGAATCTATTCCGGTACATTTGGTTAAGAATGGTGGCGAGCAGCATGATGCTATGTATACCCAACTGAATCCAACACATTTAGTACCAACTTTTGTTGATGAAGATGTGGTGTTACATCAGTCAATTGCTATTATTGAGTATCTAGATGAGAAGTACCCTGTATCAGTACTTTATCCTGAAGATGTCGTTGTTAAAGCGAAAGTGAAAGCATTAGCACTTGATATTGCCTGTGAAATTCATCCGGTTAATAATTTGCGAGTGCAACAATATTTGGCTAAACATTTATCGGCACAAGAGAGTGATAAATTGGCTTGGAGCCATCATTGGATGAGGATAGGTTTCCACGCTATAGAACAGCAGTTAAAAGTAAACTCGGGTAAATACTGTTTTGGTGATAATATTACTATGGCTGATATTTGTTTAGTACCACAAGTTTATAATGCTTATCGATTTAATCTTGATATGAGCGAGTTCCCAAATATTTGTCGAGTGGCTGATAATTGTAATCAGCACGCAGCATTTATTGCAGCATTACCCGAAAATCAGGCAGATGCACAACATTAA